One region of Kytococcus sedentarius DSM 20547 genomic DNA includes:
- a CDS encoding SDR family NAD(P)-dependent oxidoreductase produces MEQTVVMTGASRGIGRTAARRLLAGRPQAHLVLLSRTVPQALVDELRAAGGSVTVIRADLSSLRSVSEAADEVVELVHPGRLPPIGALVCNAGVQLTNALTETVDGFEATFAVNVLANHVLLRRLQGHLPPSARVVVTVSDTHFGDLRHNLGMVPGPLWHPVETLARVAAFPDPSGSTAGRAAYSTSKLAAIYLVHEYARRLPTGLTITSFNPGFVPGTDLARDADAISRFAMRRVMPLLTLTPLATSPSLAGRFLADAVLGTVSAPTGAYIDRDRVAASSPASYDRQREREAWEAVEALTARFLPSDADPNPGRENR; encoded by the coding sequence ATGGAGCAGACCGTGGTGATGACCGGAGCGAGCCGCGGGATCGGCCGCACGGCGGCGCGCCGCCTGCTCGCCGGTCGCCCGCAGGCGCATCTGGTGCTGCTGAGCCGTACCGTCCCGCAGGCATTGGTCGACGAGTTGCGAGCAGCCGGCGGGTCGGTGACTGTCATCCGCGCCGACCTGTCCTCTCTGCGCAGCGTGAGTGAGGCGGCTGACGAGGTGGTGGAGCTGGTGCATCCCGGCCGCCTGCCACCGATCGGAGCGCTGGTCTGCAACGCCGGGGTGCAGCTGACGAACGCACTGACCGAGACCGTGGACGGCTTCGAGGCGACCTTCGCGGTCAACGTCCTGGCCAACCACGTCCTGCTGCGGAGGCTCCAGGGGCACCTGCCTCCCAGCGCGCGGGTCGTCGTGACGGTCAGCGACACGCACTTCGGCGACCTGAGGCACAACCTCGGCATGGTGCCGGGCCCGCTGTGGCACCCGGTCGAGACGCTGGCTCGGGTCGCCGCGTTCCCCGACCCGAGCGGCAGCACAGCGGGGCGGGCCGCCTACTCGACCAGCAAGCTCGCCGCCATCTACCTCGTGCACGAATACGCGCGCCGACTCCCGACCGGCTTGACGATCACCTCGTTCAACCCGGGCTTCGTGCCCGGCACCGACCTCGCACGCGATGCCGATGCCATCTCCCGGTTCGCCATGCGACGGGTCATGCCCCTGCTGACGCTCACTCCGCTGGCGACCTCCCCCAGCCTGGCAGGGCGGTTCCTGGCAGACGCGGTACTCGGCACCGTCTCGGCCCCGACCGGCGCGTACATCGACCGTGACCGAGTGGCTGCATCATCGCCGGCGTCCTATGACCGGCAGCGCGAGCGTGAAGCCTGGGAGGCGGTCGAAGCGCTCACAGCCCGGTTCCTCCCCTCCGATGCTGACCCGAACCCAGGAAGGGAGAACCGATGA
- a CDS encoding adenylate/guanylate cyclase domain-containing protein, whose protein sequence is MSLKDELDAYVQKTVDEQWERRAGQKVPDADDLPLKNLAVELDATVLYADLASSTKMVKGHNDWFATEVYKSYLYCAAKIIRARGGIITAYDGDRVMGVFIGDSKNTDAAKCGLQINWASKKIVAAKIAEKYPKSTFVLKQRVGIDTSKLFVARTGIRGSNDLVWVGNAANNAAKLAALDPRYRLFRVECGRAAGAG, encoded by the coding sequence ATGAGTCTGAAAGATGAACTGGATGCGTACGTCCAGAAGACCGTCGACGAGCAGTGGGAGCGTCGCGCAGGCCAGAAGGTGCCCGACGCCGATGACCTTCCGCTGAAGAACCTTGCTGTCGAGCTCGACGCAACCGTCCTCTACGCGGACCTTGCGTCGTCGACGAAGATGGTCAAGGGTCACAATGACTGGTTCGCTACGGAAGTCTACAAGAGCTATCTCTACTGTGCAGCCAAGATCATTCGAGCGCGGGGCGGCATCATCACCGCCTACGACGGGGACCGCGTCATGGGTGTGTTCATCGGAGACTCGAAGAACACCGACGCTGCGAAGTGCGGGTTGCAGATCAACTGGGCATCGAAAAAGATCGTGGCAGCGAAGATCGCCGAGAAATACCCGAAGAGCACCTTCGTGCTCAAGCAGCGGGTTGGCATCGATACCTCGAAGCTTTTCGTCGCCCGAACAGGCATCCGAGGCAGCAATGACTTGGTGTGGGTCGGGAACGCGGCAAACAATGCGGCGAAGCTGGCCGCGCTTGATCCTCGTTACCGGCTCTTCAGAGTTGAGTGTGGGCGCGCCGCTGGCGCGGGGTAG
- a CDS encoding RCC1 domain-containing protein: MRTVLAVGNRHSVLRREDGTVIATGNNQAGECDVLPWSDVIAVAAGSVHTARNTGKSHTMGLRADGTALATGWSDAGQTAVTQWREITAIAAGWRTTVGLRADGSVVATGRTAEGQCDVQLWSGIVAIACGDWHTVAVRRDGTALATGNNQRGQTDVARWTHVSGVSAGYLHTVGLHEDGTVVAVGDDSRGQCEVSSWRSITSVAAGSVHTLALSQTGRVFGTGDNQFGQCDVQSWTGITAIAAGARHSLGLRADGTVVAAGDHTEQQCNVNAWATRPQMN, encoded by the coding sequence GTGCGCACCGTACTCGCGGTCGGGAACCGGCACTCAGTGCTGCGACGCGAGGACGGGACCGTGATTGCCACTGGCAACAATCAAGCCGGCGAGTGTGACGTCCTACCCTGGTCCGACGTCATCGCCGTAGCCGCTGGCAGCGTCCACACGGCCCGCAATACCGGCAAGTCTCACACAATGGGGCTCCGAGCCGATGGGACTGCACTTGCTACCGGCTGGAGCGACGCCGGGCAGACCGCCGTCACGCAGTGGCGCGAGATCACGGCAATAGCCGCCGGCTGGAGGACCACCGTGGGGCTACGTGCCGACGGATCGGTCGTCGCCACCGGTCGCACCGCGGAAGGACAGTGTGACGTGCAGTTGTGGAGCGGGATCGTCGCGATCGCGTGCGGCGACTGGCACACAGTCGCAGTTCGACGCGACGGCACAGCCCTCGCAACTGGCAACAATCAGCGAGGGCAGACCGACGTCGCCCGGTGGACACACGTGTCCGGGGTCTCTGCCGGCTACCTGCACACCGTCGGCTTACACGAAGACGGCACCGTCGTCGCCGTCGGCGACGACAGCAGAGGCCAGTGCGAGGTGTCATCGTGGAGAAGCATCACCTCAGTGGCGGCCGGCTCCGTCCATACGCTCGCGCTGAGCCAGACCGGAAGGGTCTTCGGAACGGGCGACAACCAGTTCGGCCAGTGCGATGTCCAGTCATGGACCGGCATCACAGCGATCGCAGCCGGAGCGAGACACTCGCTTGGGCTGCGCGCCGACGGAACAGTCGTGGCTGCGGGCGACCACACCGAGCAGCAATGCAATGTCAACGCCTGGGCCACTCGACCACAGATGAACTGA
- a CDS encoding SDR family NAD(P)-dependent oxidoreductase, which translates to MRTIVITGASDGIGAAASRQLAETGARLILVGRSPEKTSAVAAATGAEHYVADFARLDDVRRLAGELNEVCERIDVLANNAGGMFSGPTVTQDGFEKTFQINHLAPYLLTHLLIDKLLDSRAAVVNTSSIGARLFGHIDLEDLNNWEGFSPNKAYGDAKLANILFTKELHERFHGRGLSSVAFHPGNVATNFASDTDSYFQRVYHGALRAFLISPEQGGARLRHFIEGQPGRAWTSGEYYGAPGRIGRTNRQAYDAGIAVEHWRRSAAMLSIDW; encoded by the coding sequence ATGAGAACGATCGTCATCACCGGAGCCAGTGACGGCATCGGCGCGGCAGCCAGCCGACAGCTCGCGGAGACCGGCGCACGGCTGATCCTCGTAGGGCGTTCGCCGGAGAAGACCAGCGCGGTCGCCGCCGCCACCGGTGCCGAGCACTATGTCGCCGACTTCGCCAGGCTCGACGACGTACGCCGCCTCGCCGGCGAGCTGAACGAGGTCTGCGAGCGGATCGACGTGCTGGCGAACAACGCGGGCGGCATGTTCTCCGGACCGACAGTCACCCAGGACGGCTTCGAGAAGACCTTCCAGATCAACCACCTCGCCCCGTATCTGCTCACGCACCTGCTGATCGACAAGTTGCTCGACAGCCGCGCGGCCGTTGTCAACACCTCCAGCATCGGCGCGAGACTGTTCGGCCACATCGACCTCGAGGACCTGAACAACTGGGAGGGGTTCTCACCGAACAAGGCCTATGGCGACGCCAAGCTCGCCAACATCCTGTTCACCAAGGAGCTGCACGAGCGCTTCCACGGCCGGGGCCTCTCCTCAGTCGCATTCCATCCTGGCAATGTCGCGACGAACTTCGCCTCGGACACAGACAGCTACTTCCAACGCGTCTACCACGGCGCGCTCAGGGCGTTCCTGATCTCCCCAGAGCAGGGAGGAGCACGCCTGCGGCACTTCATCGAGGGTCAACCGGGCCGGGCGTGGACATCGGGGGAGTACTACGGTGCACCGGGCCGGATCGGCCGCACGAACAGGCAGGCCTACGACGCCGGTATCGCGGTTGAGCACTGGCGGCGAAGCGCGGCCATGCTCAGCATCGACTGGTGA
- a CDS encoding helix-turn-helix domain-containing protein translates to MSLFEVRVGERVWLDGQPWLVEELSGASALIRHGSTFHRVALERLRSAVPLGGDATERPLEDTESWSAAGKADQSKALHRARVVEEILRSESRAAVTAAADAEGVSVRTIQRWITAYRDAAAPGLLDLVVLRADRGPNIHGARLCWRASAGTL, encoded by the coding sequence ATGAGCCTTTTCGAGGTCCGCGTCGGTGAGCGCGTCTGGCTGGACGGCCAACCATGGCTCGTTGAGGAACTCAGTGGGGCGTCAGCGCTGATTCGCCATGGCTCGACCTTTCATCGAGTTGCACTGGAACGCCTGCGCTCCGCCGTACCGCTGGGGGGTGACGCGACCGAGCGCCCGCTGGAAGACACTGAGTCTTGGAGCGCGGCCGGGAAGGCAGATCAGAGCAAGGCTCTCCACCGTGCTCGAGTCGTGGAGGAGATCCTCCGCTCGGAATCGAGGGCCGCGGTGACTGCTGCTGCAGATGCCGAGGGAGTGTCCGTCCGGACGATCCAACGCTGGATCACCGCTTATCGGGACGCCGCAGCCCCCGGGCTACTGGACCTGGTCGTCCTTCGTGCGGATCGCGGACCGAATATCCACGGGGCTCGGTTGTGTTGGCGGGCGAGTGCGGGTACCTTATGA
- a CDS encoding TetR/AcrR family transcriptional regulator, giving the protein MEAVLSLLADEGYARLTTAAVAKRAGVSTATLYRRWPSKRELLLAAAGQIGEAEADDVDTGTVEGDLRALLAHKRAVLSGRIGATLVALVGESAHDRELAAIVRTSILEPTREHLEAIFDRAAARGEAVGADAASAAHLVVGTVLARVAFAEGAGHDDLLPGSDVTLLIQAIAGDTAQPGPGGRARRR; this is encoded by the coding sequence ATGGAGGCGGTGCTGTCTCTGCTCGCGGACGAGGGCTACGCCCGGCTGACCACCGCTGCGGTCGCGAAGCGGGCCGGGGTGTCCACAGCGACGCTGTACCGCCGATGGCCCTCCAAGCGGGAGCTCCTGCTGGCCGCGGCTGGTCAGATCGGCGAGGCCGAGGCGGACGACGTCGACACCGGCACAGTGGAGGGAGACCTGCGCGCGCTGCTGGCCCATAAGCGTGCTGTGCTCTCCGGCAGGATCGGCGCGACACTCGTCGCGCTCGTCGGCGAGTCGGCGCATGACCGAGAACTCGCCGCGATCGTGCGCACCAGCATCCTCGAACCGACGCGGGAGCACCTGGAGGCGATCTTCGACCGTGCTGCCGCACGGGGCGAGGCCGTGGGAGCCGATGCCGCATCCGCGGCGCACCTGGTCGTGGGGACGGTCTTGGCCCGCGTCGCTTTCGCGGAAGGCGCAGGACACGACGACCTTCTGCCGGGCAGCGACGTGACACTCCTGATCCAGGCCATCGCCGGTGACACCGCCCAACCGGGTCCCGGCGGAAGGGCCCGGAGGCGATGA